Sequence from the Natronomonas marina genome:
ACGCACTCCTCGCCCGTGCCGGCGTCCGCGGCGACCCCGACCGCGACCAGCACTTCCTCGTCGACGACCGGGTCCTCGACCGGCTGCCGGGCTACCTACCCGACGACGCCGACACCGCCCACCTGCTGGAGATCGGCGCCGGTACCGGCGCACTCACCGACCGCCTGCTTGGGGCCGCCGACCGCCTGACCGTCGTCGAGCGGGACCCGACGCTCGCTACATTCCTCGAGACGGAGTTCGCCGACGCCGTCGCTGACGGAACGCTGACCGTCATCGAGGGCGACGCCCTGGAGGTCGAGTTGCCGGACTTCACCGCCTCGGTGTCGAACCTCCCGTACGGCGTCTCCTCGGAGATAGCGTTCCGGCTGCTCCCCGAGGAGCGACCGACGGTGCTGATGTTCCAAAAGGAGTTCGCCGAGCGGATGGCGGCCGAGCCGGGGACCGACGAGTACGGCCGGCTGTCGGTGACCGCGGGCCACTACGCCGACATCGAAATCGTCGAGCCGGTGCCGAAGGAGGCCTTCTCGCCGCCGCCGGCCGTCGAGAGCGCAGTGGTCCGGACGACGCCGAGCGAACCCGAATACGAAGTACCCGACGACGAGCGGTTCGAGGCCGTGGTGCGGGCAGTCTTCACGCAGCGACGGAAGACGATGCGGAACGCGATCCGCAACACGACCCACATCTCGGGCATCGAGGAGCCCGAGGCCGTGGTTGAGGCGGCCGACGAGTCACTCATGAGCAAGCGGGCCGGCGAGGTGCCGCCGGCGGCGTTCGCCCGCCTGACCCGGACCGTCGTGGAGGTCCAGCGCGCATGACCGAGAGCCGACCCCACACGCTCGGATAGCCGCCATGTCAGCGACGCCAACGCTCCTGATACCCTGGTACTGGCGGTGGGTCCAGCGGCTCCAGGGCGTCATCGACACCCGGC
This genomic interval carries:
- a CDS encoding 16S ribosomal RNA methyltransferase A, translated to MRDPDALLARAGVRGDPDRDQHFLVDDRVLDRLPGYLPDDADTAHLLEIGAGTGALTDRLLGAADRLTVVERDPTLATFLETEFADAVADGTLTVIEGDALEVELPDFTASVSNLPYGVSSEIAFRLLPEERPTVLMFQKEFAERMAAEPGTDEYGRLSVTAGHYADIEIVEPVPKEAFSPPPAVESAVVRTTPSEPEYEVPDDERFEAVVRAVFTQRRKTMRNAIRNTTHISGIEEPEAVVEAADESLMSKRAGEVPPAAFARLTRTVVEVQRA